The Paenibacillus mucilaginosus 3016 genome includes the window TTGGGGCAGCCGCCCCTGCACGCGCAGCTGGAGCAAGCGTTACGTTCGAGCCAGGTGCACGAACGGCATGGCATACTCATCCCCTGGGTCAGACTTTGATTGTAACTGCGGGCAGCGGACGGGTTCAACGCTGGGGAGGTCCTATGGAGGAGATTCGTCCAGGTGATGTGGTCTGGTTCCCGCCGGGTGAGAAACATTGGCATGGTGCTTCTCCAACCACAGCTATGACTCACATTGCCATTCAAGAGCATCTTGACGGTAAGGCCGTCGATTGGATGGAGAAGGTCAGTGACGATCAATACAATACCTGACTACGCGGAATCATACAGAAAAAAAGGTGGAATACAGGGGATGAGGATAGGAGACGAATGATGAAAGCTGAACGAAAGAACCTGCTGGTTTTGATTCTGGCAGTAGGGGTATTCGGTATTCTTAATACGGAAATGGGCGTAATTGGGGTGCTGCCGTTAATTGCCGATAAATTTAATGTCAGTATATCCAGCGCAGGGTTGGTCGTAAGCCTATTTGCACTTGCTGTTGCCCTATCTGGTCCAACTATGCCTTTGCTGTTTTCACGCATGAATCGTAAGACGACCATGTTACTTGTATTAGGCGTTTTCATATTGAGTAACATCGTTTCCGCACTTACAACGAACTTTACAGTATTATTAATTGCTCGTGTGATCCCGGCTTTGTTCCATCCTATTTATGTATCATTGGCCTTTACGGTCGCTGCTGCATCGGTTCGTAAGGAAGAGGTCCCCAAAGCGGTTTCGAAAATATTCATTGGCGTATCTGCAGGGATGGTACTAGGAGTCCCCGTCACGAGCATAGCTGCTGCTGCAACCTCCCTAAGTTTGGCCATGTTATTCTTCGCCATCGTCCATATTGTCGTCTTCATAACAACACTCCTTTTTGTCCCATCCATGCCTGTTCGTGAACCACTTTCTTACGGGGCACAAGTAAGCGTACTGAAAAAAACAATGACCTGGCTATCGATTACCGCTGTCATTTTGATGAATGGAGCCGTATTCGGTGTTTATAGTTACCTTTCAGAGTATCTTGAGACCATTACGAAGATGACTTGGAATACAATTAGCTTCATGCTGCTTCTATACGGTACTGCCAATATGATTGGAAACATTCTTGCAGGGAAGCTGCTTACTAAAAATGCCTTCAAAACGGCAGCCATTTTTCCTTTTGCATTAGGAGCGGTTTACATCATCTGGTACTGGGCAGGTCATTTCAGCGTGCTAATGGCCATCATTGTTTTGCTTTGGGGAATCTTGGCTGGGATAGGGGCGAATATCAACCAATACTGGATTACGTCCGCAGCTCCAGAGGCTTCTGAGTTCGCTAATGGGTTATTTTTGACATCCGCCAATTTAGGAACAACATTCGGCTCCACTATTTGTGGCCTAATCATCTCAGGATGGGGGATCCAATACATTGTTTTTGGGGGATTTCTATTTTTAATAGGAAGTGCGGCTTCCATATTTCTAAGGAACTCCCTATGTAACCCTGCAAAACAATTCTCCTGACGGCTCACCATTTGACTATTCTAATGTAAATGGATCAAAATAAAGGAAGTAAAATCTAATGACAAGACGTATCTTCATGAAATGGCTCTCGCCGCGGTTGAGGCAGGTGCTCTATCCATGATCGGGAAGGATTAGGGGAAAAATAATGATTTATGTATTCGTATTGCTGGCCGCAGCAGGAGTGATCGCTGCATTGTTTCTTAACCTACATCCCGTATTCGGAGGAAACTTAGATAAGGAACAACAAGAACGGTATCGTAAGTTTGAGAATTATAATAACGGGAAGTTTGTCAATCAGGTGCCAACCAAGATGGATATGGGGGTATCGGAGTATTTTTCCATGATTAAGGATTCTATTGTAGGCGCTAAGGACCGTAATCCTGCTGGGAAACTTCCTGTTTCCGTAATCGATTGGGGCAAAATAAATAGCGTAGAGGATAGCCTGACCTAGTTTGGGCATTCTGCGTTTTTACTCAGCATTGATAATAAAAAGATTCTTGTAGACCCGATGTTTGGGCCGGTTGCATCCCCTGTATCTTTTGCAGGAAGCAAACGTTATAGCGAAGATCTGCTGCATCTCATGGATGAACTGCCACCTATTGATGCCGTTTTTATTACCCATGATCATTATGATCACTTGGATTATCCATCCATTCAAAAGCTGAAAGGAAAGGTATCTCACTTTTTCGTTCCTTACGGTGTAAGTACGCACTTGATTCGATGGGGTGTGGAAGAAGACAAAATTACAGAATTCAATTGGTGGGATGAAGCAGAGTTCCAAGGGCTCACCGTTGCCTTGACCCCATCCAAACACTTCTCCGGAAGAGGACTCTTCAATCGGGATACGACGTTATGGGGTGGTTGGGTGATTTTGGGCAAAACTACTCGTTTCTATACCAGCGGGGATGGTGGCTATGATTCACACTTTAAAGAGATCGGGAATAAATACGGACCCTTTGATATCGCGTTAATGGAAGGAGGGCAATATGATCGGCGCTGGTCCTGGGTTCATATGACACCTGAAGAAGCGGTACAGGCTAACGTGGATGTCCATGGGAAACAGATGATGTTAATTCATTGGGGAGCGTTTACCCTGGCATATCATGGTTGGACAGAACCTATTGAACGGGCCTTAGCAGAGGGAAAGAAAACAAATGTGAATCTCATTGCACCTCAAATTGGGGAGACCGTTTTGCTGACTGAGAATTTATCGGTTCCTGTATCAACCTGGTGGAAAAAGCACTTGCCTTAACGGCTATCAGTTGCAACCGCCAAAGGAGAGGCCGATATGCCTCCCTTACTATTCCAGCTGTATATGGAACAAGTAGATCAGTGAAACCACAATAGGTATGGAAAGTCCATATGCAATCAACGGCTTTGTATGATGAAGCCGAATCATCGGAAACATCATCATATCAAACAAGATGGAATACCTGAGACTCCAATTGTTCTGGTACGAGATTCTACCCATGGAGAGTAATACCCATTCCCCAGATGCGTAAATGGCAATCCATAGGCCGAAGTGAATAAGCTTTCTGCCAATGGTTTTGGGATACAAGGACAGGAATATGAGGACTGAAAGAGGCATGGTTACCAGAGCATAAACCACAACGGTTACTGTTTGATTGTAAAGGAAGTCGGGATGGAACTTCCACATGGTTTGATCCTTTGTAAGGTACTCATAAAGGAGTCCTCCTGCTGTGATAAATAGCATAGAGGGGTGATAAAGTCTCCAGTTCTTCCAATCGCCCCAACGCCAGGCAGCGAGAATAATCAATATGGAATAAGCAACATGCATAAGCAGTTTCCTCCAGCAGCTAACCATATAATTTCTAATGTGTTCATGACAAATTCATCGATAGTAAACCGTTCAAGCCCACTCCGGGCCTGACCTGTTCTTCGTGCGGTTATAACAATGCTTCACCATATAATAAAACCACACCGTAAAGGCCTGTGAGGTTAAATAAAACACGAAAGAATACCCGAACTGCCACCCCTTCCCGTAATTATAAAGATGGAAAAAGGTAACAGAAACCCATTCGTAAGCAACTCCGGCAAGAGACCAAGCGAGTACGTACCAAGTGATCCGGATCCCCTTCGGCTTCCACCAATCAAACAGATAAAGAAACATATAAGCAAACGGGCTGTACAGAAGGAAATTCACTAAATCAAACCATTCATACATCGGGAGATCGTTAACATCGTACATATCCACCGGCGGGAGACCGAGGTGAAAGTCTACAAACAGGGCGGTTCCGCTTCCAATGACCAGAAATACGAATGAGACGATCGTCGGAAAGCGCCGCGGCAGAATCAGTACAAGCGCAAACATAATCAACAAGGAAATTATCGAAAACCACTCGTTGCCGTCAAAGTGCACGGGTAATCTCATATCCTCACTTCCTTTCGGGAGATGGACCGGATCCCTTTAAAAGCTAACCCCAACACCACCAGATTCAAGGCCCAATTGGCAAAGGAGTACCATAACCTCCAATGTAGGCTATGGCTGAGGAGGCCAAGCACTTCGCCCAAGTATTCCAGGCCGACAAAAAGCGCGGCGAACATAGCCCCGTTCAGAAGCTTCTTCCACCTCCGGTCCAGCGATACGTGAAGCTCCAGGAACAGCATCATGCCGAGCGGAACTATAATGCTGCGAATAGTATCGTATACCAGATAGTCTATCCAATGGTGCGAGAATTCGACTAGCTTGTAGTTTAATCCGATCAGCCAAAAAAAGTTGTTCTGAAGCAATACGGTTAAAACCCATACGATAATTCCTTCGAAGACATGCAGTCGGCGTTTCGTTACGGAAAATGTAAGAATGAGCAGCACGGATAGACTGCAGAAAATCAGGATAGCCAACCGATTCCCACCTTTTTACATGCAGATTGATACTATTATTCCTCACCCCCGGATAGGTTATCCGATTCCTATAGCTTGCTTTTAACCTGCTATCCTGACAATAAGCAGTGGAAATGTGATATTTGTATGGATATCAGGTAAAATTAAACCAAACCTGCTTATGAAAACGAAATGGGGTTAATGAATGAAGACAGAGAACAAACAACTCGCCTTATTAAAAAGGGGATTACGAGGACTTGCCGTAATCATGGGGGGATTTATCACGGCTTATGGACTTGAGGCCGTATTGATTCCGAACAACGTCTCCGACGGCGGTATAACGGGTTTAAGCATCGTGGGATTCGAGCTTACCGGATTGCCCCTGGGACTGTTGATCGCTGTTCTTAATATTCCGTTTATATTCCTGGGATACAAGCAAATCGGAAAAAGCTTTGCCATTTACTCCGTGATCGGTATTGCCTCACTGGCCGTCGGCACTGTCGTTTTGCATCACATCTCGCCCATCATTGAAGGCGATACGCTGCTCGTAACCGTTGTCGGAGGTATTATTATCGGCTTTGGAATGGGTTTGGCACTGCGGAATGGCGGCGCATTGGATGGGATTGATATGCTGGCCGTACTGCTCTCCCGAAAACTTCCCTTCGGTACAAGCGATTTGATCTTATTCCTGAATATGTTTGTGTTTATCGTCGTCTCGACGGTATTCGGCCTTCAAGGGGCCTTTTTGTCAGCCATTGCTTATTATATCGCCTCCAAAGTGATTCATATCGTTGAAGAAGGCTTAAGCGGCGCCAAAACATTTAAAATTATCACCAAACATCCCGAAACCATGGTAGAGACCATTCGTGACCGCTTAGGTCGGGGTGCTACATACAATCTCGTGCAGGGCGGATATTCCAACGAACAGTTCAGAGAAATCACTTGCGTCATTAACCGGCTGGAAGAAAGCAAGATGAAAGAAATCATTTATGAAATTGACCCGAGTGCATTTGTTATGGTATACGATGTTGCCGAAGTGAGAGGCGGAAACTTCAAGAAACACGATATTCACTAAATGGCTTTGTGAGATAATCGATTACACGAATCTGAACGGCGATTTATATGAACTGGCGAGTCATTTTGTTCAGCAAATGAATACACCGCTGGGTAAACAAATGCTCTCGTTATTGATCTCGACTTTACCCGGCAGTTCGCAGATCTCCCAATCCTTTTGGGAAAACCACTCCTTGCCAAAGACGAAGTATTATTGATCATTCAGAAGAATCCTACAATGAAACCCGTGCCATCGAGTTGTGGGACTGGAGTTCCGATAGGCTTGAATTGCCAAGGGATCTCTAAGGGGGAAAATGGAAGATGTTCAACTGAGCAATCGGAAAGAAATCAATGCATGATTTCATTGCTATAATGGCTAGTACTTAGTGTCATAGGTTTCAAGAAGGCATGTCAAAGCTTTGGGAGGGATGGACATGAACGAAAACAACGCAGCAAACAAAGTCGGAACGCATGTAGGTGAACGCGAGATTGTGATCACCCGTGTACTTGATGCTCCACGCGCTCTTGTGTTTGATGCTTGGACGAAAGAAGAGCACCTGTCGAAGTGGTGGGGGCCTCGAGGTTTTACCATGACGTTTGAGAAGTTTGAAATGAAACCGGGCGGTACATGGCAGTTTATCATGCACGGTCCTGATGGCGTTGATTATCCCAACACCAACGTGTTTGTCGAGGTCGTTAGACCCAAGCGAATCGTCATCCAACATGCAGTGTTTCCCCACTTTTTGGCGACAGCAAGCTTTGAGGATCAAGATGGTAGGACCACACTCACTTATCGAACAGTCTTTGACGAGACTGACGCAGTATTCGATAAGGTGAAAACCTACGCCGTCCCAGGTGCCGAACAGACCCTGGATCGTCTTGAGGAGCATCTGGCAAGTCTATCTTGAATGGCAAAAACCAAACAGAGTCCAAGATGATTGGGCTCTGTTTGGTCTGCGTATGGATGGCTACCAGGCGGGTCTCCACAATGATGGAGAGGAACTTCGAGGAGAATTAAGAGTTGATCGCGAGAGCCAGCAAGCTTAGCTGACGATGAGATAAATGACCATGTAGACGACCCAGATCCCAAGGGAGAGGATGTTCAAATAGGACAAGCGGAGAATGTTGGCCTTGGTCTGTTTGGTGTAGTTATCGTTCTCCTCCGTATTCTCTGTCGAGCCTGCCACCTTCAGAGTGGCTATTACACTGATAATCCCGATAAGAGCGAGAAAGGAATAATATATGGTCATGTTGAGGGCCTCCTTTGTGCTTATGGCCTTAGTATAAATGCTAGAAGGAGGCTGTGTTGTGATCTGAATCACTAAACCATGGTTTGCCCTTTTTTTGCACTATCCATGAATTGGTTTACATCAAGCTCCGAATCGTGTACGGTGATCCTAATGGATGGATAACCGAGAATTAAAGGCGGGATGGAGTTGAATACCGAATTTTTGGCTGGTTTTATAGAAACCGCGGACAAGAAAAGTATAGCTAAGGCGAGTGAGGCTCTGCACATCACGCACACGGCTCTGAGCAAGCAGCTGAGAAGTCTGGAGAAGCAGTTCGATGTGCAGCTGTTTGTTCGTTCTTCTCAAGGCGTTGAGCTTACGGAGGCCGGTAAGATTTTGTACGACTCTGCGAAGGGCCTGCTGGATCAGTTGTATGCCCTGGACGATAGGATGAAGCCCTACAAAATCTGGCGCCGCGTCAAAATAGCATCCGTGCCGGATATCGCAACGAAGTATCTGGTATCCTCTGCGCTTACCAAGATCCAAGAGCAGGGTCATGAAGTGGAAATCGTCTACCGTCAGTCGACGAAAGAGGTTTACAAGCTGCTGCTGGAAGGCGAAGTGGACCTAACCGTCGCTGAGCGCTTCTCTATGCATCCGTCCATTTGGACGGGAGAGCTGAATCAAGAAGCATTCTATGTGGTCATGCCGAAGGACCATCCGCTGTCGGTCCAGCACGAAATCGCATTGACCGATTTGAGCGCCCAGCCCCTCGTCCTGTACACCCTCGGGTGCACGATCCGGGCCGCCTTGACGGAGATCTTCACCAGCATGAAGATGCCTATGCACATCAAAACCGAGGTTGGCTTCAGTGAAGTCATCCTCGGTTATGTGGTGAACGGTTCGGGCGTAACGGTACTGCCGGAAGCCTTTATTTCACAGATGTATACCGATCGGCTGGTCTATCGGCGGCTCAATCACCCGGACGCTCATCGGACGATTGCCGTAGCCAGTATGAACCGCTCGAAGGGCCAGCGGATCTTGCGGCTGATGAGTTAGCCCGCCGCCACAGGCTGCTGGATCCCGAAGATTTGAAGCGAAATGTAGGGATACGTGTTATATCGAATCGCAAGCTCCAGCTCAAGCAGGGTGAAGCGTTCGATCGTCCGGTTATTCTCCAATTTGCCTGCTTGAAGGAAGCGGAACGGAAGGGCTTTGACGTGCTCCAGGAAGGTTTGAACCGCATTTTCATCGTTTCCTGTAACAAGGACATCACTCTGCTGCCCTTGGCACAGGGGCTCTTCCACGACCTTGAAGAAGGTATTCTTAAAGGCTCCGATGACGGCCGAAGCCGGCAGGAGGGACTGGAGCTGCTCGGCGGAGGATTCTCCCCAGGAAGTGGTGAACCCGCTGAAGTCGGAGTTGAACGGATTGGATATATCGACTACGATTTTTCCTTGAAGCTGATCCTTATGTGCCACAGCCCAGTCCTTCAGAATCGAAGCATGGAAGGCGGGAATGATCAGGTCCGCCTGCAGGGCTTCTTCATTCGTGCATACCGTTACATTCGAAAGCTGGAGCTCACGCACCAGCTGCTCCGCTTCCTCCGGATTCCGCGAACCCCACAAGATACGAGATTGTCCGTGCGTGCTCAGCTGCTTCACCAGTGCTTTCCCCATATTCCCAGTACCCAGAACCGAAATCGTCTTTGTCATGATTATCACTCCTCTTTGTTATTGATATCATCTTACCAAGCATAGGGAGCTCACAGAAGTTCCGGAATGTCGGAGCCATGCAACTTTTGGTTTCGGCGGATACCGGGGCTGTATGATTGCATATGAGAATGCAGTAAAGGAAGGGTTAGAAGCAGCAACGCGCCTATATCATTGAAACCGTAATTTATATCTTTGGGAACAGCTATCCATATCACCCCGGCATCATCAAGAACAGCTCGTTTTATGACAGTAATTTGGGGGCGCTTACCTCCAATATGCTGGCGGTTCCCGTTTTAAGTACATATTACGCCTTGTTCCGTTTGCGCTGGAAAGGATACCTGATCATCATCGTGTCCCTCGCTGCGGTAGAAGCATGGTTTGTGAAGCTGCAAATGTATACTTTGTTCTGGTGGCGGATCGAGTATACATCGATCGGATTAGGTGTGTTTTTGATTTTCGTGAGGATGGTATATCAACGTATGCTGCAGCCCTTAACAGGATGGGTTCACTTTGTTCTTCTTTACTTATGCACCGCACCCCTGCTGGGCACGTTTCATATCACTTACAAACGGCAGGCTTGCTTGTCATGAACACCTGGTGGGATCCATGGTATTACACCTTGTTTCCGGCCCTTGTTTATCGTATCGCCGAAGGAATCAGCCGCCGTCTTTCAAGGATCTCCCATGCCGCACACAACTCATCTGTGACTTGATATTAGTACGGCTCGTCCCGTCGTTTATGCAGGGCGGCTGTGCTTTTTTGTTTCCATGGCTCCACAGCGCATAGCCCCGCGGTTCCTGTCTCATCCTATGAACAGTTCAGAATTCACCAAGAGATGAAGGAGCAGGAGCCCAACATGATGAAACATTGGCGTAATGTAACGATACTCGCAGTAGCCTCTTCCCTGGTGCTGACCACCGGATGCGGTCCGACGCTGTCCAAAGAACAGCAGCAGAGCCAGCAGCAGGGCATTCCGAGCACGAACGGACAGGCAGCGAACCGGCTGAAGAGCGAGCAGAGCAACGGAGTGAAGCAGCTGGGCACAGGGGGAACGACCCGGATCCAGGCTGCCGGCGGCAGCTCGCAGATTACGGTACCGGTCGTGGACGTGAACGGTACCGCCTATGTGGTTGGTTCGGATTTTGCGAAGAGCCTCGGCTATGATTTTGACTGGGATGCGGAGCGCAATGTGTTCCAGCTGGGGGACCATGATGCGGCGTATGAGTTCACGGCCGGATCCCCTCAGGCGGAGAAAGAAGACCGGAAGGTCTCGATGAACGAGCCTGTGCTGCTTCAGAACTCGCAGGTCCTGCTGCCGGTGGCGTCTCTGACAAGCCTGATGCAGGAGGAGCTGTCCATCCAGAAGCAGGACAAGAACATCGTGATTACGGCGTCGGATATGGCGGTAGAGGGGTCGATCGACGGACCGGATGAAGCGAATACCGGGGCGGAGCTGGACTTCGAGGATGATCCTACGGATCCGTTCAAAGGCGTGGAAGAGGATGCTTCCCCGACCATGGGCGCCTTGGAGGCCGAGGGAGTCAGCATCACCGTGGATGAGGATGCCGTACCGGTTCTCAAGAATATCAACGTACCGGGGATGATCGCGCAGGCCAAGCGCTACCTGGGTGTGAAGTACGACTTCGGGGCGAAGCCTTATCAACAGTCGGGCCGCTTCGACTGCTCCACTTATACGAGATACATTTTCGGAAAATACGGAATCAGCCTGCCGCGCACAGCCCGGGCTCAAGCCAGATTGGGCACATCGGTCAGCCGGAAGTCGCTCCGTAAGGGGGATCTGATGTTCTTCTATGTGCCGGGCCGCTTCAAGACGAACAAGACGGTCGGCCATGTCGGCATCTATATGGGCAATCAGCTCATGATTCACGCGTCTCCCAAGCCGAAGGATGGCGTGCAGATCACGAACATCAACAAAGCGTACTGGAAAAGAACGTATTTGTCGGCCAAGCGGTTTGTGTATTAATCCTGCAGCGAATGGCAGTGCAGGGAAAAGTCAAAAGAACGGAAACCACCCCAAGGACCCATGGTCCCTGGGGTTTTTCATTAGAGCAGACCTCAGGTCTACACAAAGATATGTTCGACTTCCAGATCCCGGCGTTCGGACAAATCGACGAATTCTCCGTCAAAGTTGACCAGCGGACGGAAAAAGTCGCTCGGGTTCGTCATGACGATCGTACCGATTTCACCGGTCAGCAGCTGTATCTTTTTGTTGATGAAATTCGGAATCATGTGACGGATGAACACCTGCGTAATCTCGGGATCGAGCTCCCCGAAGCTGCAGCGGTACAGCTCCCTTAAGACGTACAGCAGGTCGCGTTTCTTCTGATACACCCGCGTGGAGATCATCGCGCTGTAAATATCCGCCACAGCGACGATCTTGGCCATCGGATGGATGGCTTCCCTGCGGAGCTTGAGCGGATAACCGGAACCGTCGAAGCGCTCGTGATGCTGCAGCGCGGCCATGGTGATCTCTTCGGGGAAACCGGAGCGCTTCAGAATGTCGTAGCCGAAGACGGTATGCTTCTTGATCTCATCATATTCCTCCGCGGTCAAGCGGCTCGGCTTCTGAAGGATCGCACGGTCAATGCGGCATTTGCCGATATCGTGCAGATAGCCGGCACGGCCGGCCAGGAGGGCCTTTTCCTCGGTCTGTCCCATCCACTTGGCGATATAGTAGGAGATCATGCCTACCTGCACGCTGTGCTGGTATGTATAATCGTCGCGGTTGTTCAAGACGAGAAGCAGGGACACGACATCCTTCTCCTCATGAACCCGGCCGGCCAGCGGGTTGAAGCCCCGGGCTACCTGCTCGGGGGAGATGAAGCCTTCTTCGAGCGCTTGCTCGAACGTGATCTTGATGCCGTCGACCGCCTCCTGGTAAGCCGCGATGACGGCCTTCTCCCGGGCCGCTTCCTTCGGCTCGGAAGAGAAGGAGTACGCCTCAGCCGCAGTTGCAGTCGCGGGAGGGGAGGCTACTCCGTCAGGCGGTACGATATCGACCTTATCGATGCCGAGCCGTTGAAGCTTCTCGATGTCGGCGGCGCTTAAGAGGGTGCCGGCGGATAAGACCAGCAGTCCGCTGGGGTGAAAAGCATCCGTGCCGAGGCAGTCCCCGGCACGGACGTTCTTGGTAGGAATCAGCAAGGGTGTCACCTCAGGTCATGATGCGATTGGGTTTGCAGCCGTAAGAGCGGCTGAACTGGATCTATAGAGCAAGGATGAACCGCTTGACCCCTACATGCCGATGTACCGGCTGTATAAGCTTTTCGCTGCAACGGGATCGTCCGTTCCCTGGACGATCATCCGGCCGTCGGGGAAGAGGACCAGGGTCAGATCCCCCTCCAGATGGAGCTTCAGCAGGAAGGGATTGAGCTCCACGCGTCCGGCCTTCTCCAGGCGTGCCGCCCACTCCGGCAGCGAGAGCGTCCCCGGCTGAAGAGGCTGAATCTGCACGGAGTTGCGTCCGCAGAGCGTCTGGATCGTCTCTTCTTCATGAAGGGCATCCAGATAGTCATACTGCTCAAGACCGCAGCAGGGGCAGTCCGCTTTGCGCGCTTTCGTCACGTCGATGGCGGAATAATGGTTATACCACAGGTCCCAATGCACCATACGCCGGTTCAGAGCCTCTTCAGCTCCGGTCAGGAGCTTGAATGCCTCGGCGGCCTGGTGGGAGGCCACGGTATGGATGATGGGCCCGATCACGCCCGCCGTATCGCAGGTTTCGGCCGTTCCCTGGGCCGGAGCCTGGCCGAACATGCAGCGCAGACAGGGGGTCGTTCCCGGGATGACGGTCATGGAGACGCCGCGGGAGCTCACGGCACCGCCATAGATCCACGGGATGCCGTGCTTGACGCTGATATCGTTGATAAGAAAGCGCACAGAGAAATTATCGGTCCCATCCAGAATTAAATGAACATCAGATAATAATTCCTCGGCGTTGACGGGATTGAGGTCCGCCACAACGGGCTCGATGACTACCGACGAGTTTGCCGCCCGCAGACGGGCCGCACCGGCTTCTGCCTTCGGAGCGGAGCCGGAGGCATCGGCCTCGTCGTAGAGCATCTGGCGCTGAAGATTGCTTCGCTCGACGAAGTCCCGGTCGATCAGCCGGACATAGCCGACGCCGCCGCGCACCATATGGTTGGAGAGTACGGTGCCCAGTGCGCCCATCCCCACGATCGCTACGCGGGAGCGAAGAAGCTTCTCTTGGCCTTCCGGGCCGATCGGGGCGAACAGCATCTGGCGGGAATACCGTTCGCGGTCAGGGCCCTCCACCCCGGCTGCCGTGATGGGTTCATTCGTGCTCATGAGGCCGATCCCTCCTCTGCCGGGGCCGTGAGCGGATTCCAGGGGCCCTGCTGATGTCCTTTCCATTCCGAGCCGTCCTCCCAGATCTCCTTCTTCCAGATCGGCACGATCTGCTTGAGCCGCTCGATGGCATACCGGCTCGCATCATAAGAAGCATCCCGGTGGGGGGAGGAGACGGCGATGACCACGCTGATCTCTCCGATCGGAACGGGTCCGAGACGGTGGGTGATGGCGCACAGCGTTCCCGGCCAGCGGGCTTCGATCTCCCCGCCGATCTGTTCCATCGTCTTGAGCGCCATGGGCTCATAGCCTTCATATTCGAGCAGCGTCGTCCGCTGGCCGTGGGTGAACTCCCGGGTCGTACCGACGAAGGAGAGGGCCGCACCGTGGTGCGGACGGATGACTTTGGCAGTCACGTCTTCGACGGAGATCGGGTCGCGGGTAATGATCATGCGGGGGGCCTCGCCCCCGGATACCGGCGGGATCAGCGCGACTTCGTCGCCTGGGGTGATCAGCACGGTCTCGTCCGCATAGGCCTGGTTGACGGCGACGAAGGCCGCCTGGAGCTGTGCAGCAGCTTCAGGATACAGCCCGGCCACGAGCAGTTTGAGTTCACCCGGGCGGATGCCGGCAGGGGTTATA containing:
- a CDS encoding HD-GYP domain-containing protein → MLIPTKNVRAGDCLGTDAFHPSGLLVLSAGTLLSAADIEKLQRLGIDKVDIVPPDGVASPPATATAAEAYSFSSEPKEAAREKAVIAAYQEAVDGIKITFEQALEEGFISPEQVARGFNPLAGRVHEEKDVVSLLLVLNNRDDYTYQHSVQVGMISYYIAKWMGQTEEKALLAGRAGYLHDIGKCRIDRAILQKPSRLTAEEYDEIKKHTVFGYDILKRSGFPEEITMAALQHHERFDGSGYPLKLRREAIHPMAKIVAVADIYSAMISTRVYQKKRDLLYVLRELYRCSFGELDPEITQVFIRHMIPNFINKKIQLLTGEIGTIVMTNPSDFFRPLVNFDGEFVDLSERRDLEVEHIFV
- a CDS encoding ThiF family adenylyltransferase, with product MSTNEPITAAGVEGPDRERYSRQMLFAPIGPEGQEKLLRSRVAIVGMGALGTVLSNHMVRGGVGYVRLIDRDFVERSNLQRQMLYDEADASGSAPKAEAGAARLRAANSSVVIEPVVADLNPVNAEELLSDVHLILDGTDNFSVRFLINDISVKHGIPWIYGGAVSSRGVSMTVIPGTTPCLRCMFGQAPAQGTAETCDTAGVIGPIIHTVASHQAAEAFKLLTGAEEALNRRMVHWDLWYNHYSAIDVTKARKADCPCCGLEQYDYLDALHEEETIQTLCGRNSVQIQPLQPGTLSLPEWAARLEKAGRVELNPFLLKLHLEGDLTLVLFPDGRMIVQGTDDPVAAKSLYSRYIGM
- a CDS encoding molybdenum cofactor biosynthesis protein; amino-acid sequence: MKLKLLLFAGLAESLGAPVLELDITPAGIRPGELKLLVAGLYPEAAAQLQAAFVAVNQAYADETVLITPGDEVALIPPVSGGEAPRMIITRDPISVEDVTAKVIRPHHGAALSFVGTTREFTHGQRTTLLEYEGYEPMALKTMEQIGGEIEARWPGTLCAITHRLGPVPIGEISVVIAVSSPHRDASYDASRYAIERLKQIVPIWKKEIWEDGSEWKGHQQGPWNPLTAPAEEGSAS